A stretch of Lathyrus oleraceus cultivar Zhongwan6 chromosome 6, CAAS_Psat_ZW6_1.0, whole genome shotgun sequence DNA encodes these proteins:
- the LOC127098273 gene encoding lysine histidine transporter-like 6, with translation MVSTPPKITQSEQKGVEYGPARRAKWWYSTFHTVTAMIGAGVLSLPYAMAYLGWGPGILMLLLSWCLTLNTMWQMIQLHECVPGTRFDRYIDLGRHAFGPKLGAWIVLPQQLIVQVGCDVVYMVVGGKCLKSFVEIACTDCAQIKQSYWIMIFGGIHFFLSQLPNFNSVAGVSLAAAVMSLSYSTIAWVACLSRGRIDNVSYSYKQISKTDMLFRVFNALGQISFAFAGHAVTLEIQATIPSTPEKPSKIPMWKGAICAYFINAICYFPVAIIGYWAFGQDVDDNVLMSLKRPSWLIASANLMVFIHVIGSYQVYAMPVFDLIERMMMQRLNFPPGVALRLVARSAYVAFTLIFGITFPFFGDLLGFFGGFGFAPTAYFLPSIMWLIIKKPKRFSTNWFINWGSIYIGVCIMVASTVGGLRNIIADSSTYSFYT, from the exons ATGGTTTCCACTCCTCCTAAG ATAACTCAATCAGAACAAAAAGGGGTGGAATACGGCCCTGCCCGTCGAGCCAAATGGTGGTACTCGACTTTCCACACGGTGACAGCCATGATAGGTGCTGGTGTTCTCAGCTTGCCATATGCCATGGCCTATCTAGGATG GGGTCCAGGGATCTTGATGTTGTTACTGTCATGGTGTCTGACCTTAAACACAATGTGGCAAATGATCCAGCTACACGAATGTGTTCCGGGAACTCGTTTCGATCGATATATTGATCTTGGTAGACATGCTTTTGGACCAAAACTTGGAGCATGGATTGTTCTACCTCAGCAACTGATTGTACAAGTTGGGTGTGATGTTGTGTATATGGTTGTTGGTGGAAAGTGTCTAAAGAGTTTTGTGGAGATAGCATGCACCGATTGTGCACAAATCAAACAGTCTTATTGGATTATGATTTTTGGTGGAATTCATTTTTTTCTTTCTCAGCTTCCTAATTTCAATTCTGTTGCTGGTGTTTCTTTAGCCGCAGCTGTGATGTCATTAAG CTATTCAACTATAGCCTGGGTGGCTTGCTTATCCAGAGGTCGGATCGACAATGTCAGTTATTCGTACAAGCAAATCAGCAAAACTGATATGTTGTTCAGAGTCTTCAATGCACTTGGTCAAATTTCATTTGCATTTGCGGGCCATGCAGTGACCCTCGAAATTCAGGCTACGATTCCATCAACACCTGAGAAACCTTCGAAGATACCGATGTGGAAAGGTGCTATTTGCGCTTATTTCATCAATGCGATATGTTATTTCCCGGTTGCAATCATTGGATATTGGGCTTTTGGGCAAGATGTTGATGATAATGTACTTATGTCACTAAAAAGACCTTCATGGCTTATTGCCTCTGCTAACTTGATGGTATTCATCCATGTTATTGGTAGCTACCAG GTTTATGCTATGCCTGTTTTTGACTTGATTGAGAGGATGATGATGCAAAGATTGAACTTCCCTCCTGGTGTAGCGCTTAGACTTGTAGCTCGATCTGCTTATGTAG CTTTTACATTAATCTTTGGAATCACTTTTCCTTTCTTTGGAGATCTTCTTGGATTCTTTGGTGGTTTTGGTTTTGCTCCAACAGCATATTTT CTTCCTAGCATAATGTGGCTGATAATCAAGAAGCCAAAGAGATTCAGCACCAACTGGTTCATCAATTGG GGTTCAATTTACATAGGTGTGTGTATTATGGTGGCATCCACAGTTGGTGGCTTAAGGAACATTATTGCTGATTCATCCACTTATAGTTTCTATACATAA
- the LOC127098272 gene encoding probable aspartyl aminopeptidase isoform X1: MLKDMVVMSVRTMATITRPHILLHSRAPSLNLKLNSSSSFLRHQNLPNSLPLTRRRSFCSVNSTSHKSESASIVNDLLDYLNESWTHFHATAEAKRQLLAAGFHLLNENEEWNLKPGGRYFFTRNMSCLVAFAVGEKYDVGNGFYAIAAHTDSPCLKLKPKTASLKSSYMMVNVQTYGGGLWHTWFDRDLSVAGRVILRRSDNSFFHKLVKVNRPILRIPTLAIHLSRTVNQDGFKPNLETHLLPLLSMKLEDTSSESKEKTAASSSKASHHPLLMQILSEELKCEIDDIVSIELNVCDTQPSCLGGGNNEFIYSGRLDNLASSYCALRALIDSSGCPGDLASEHAIRMVALFDNEEVGSDSAQGAGAPTMFQAMRRIVASLANNYVGEGSFERTIRQSFLVSADMAHGVHPNFSDKHEEHHRPELQKGLVIKHNANQRYATSGITSFLFKEVGKIHNLPM; this comes from the exons ATGCTCAAAGACATGGTTGTTATGAGCGTTAGAACCATGGCAACAATAACTCGACCGCACATTCTTCTGCATTCTCGTGCTCCATCACTCAATCTCAAGCTCAATTCTTCGTCATCATTTCTCCGCCACCAAAATCTCCCAAATTCGCTACCATTGACTCGCCGACGTAGCTTCTGCTCCGTCAATTCAACGTCTCATAAATCCGAATCTGCTTCCATTGTAAACGACCTTCTTGATTATCTCAACGAATCGTGGACGCATTTCCACGCCACAG CGGAGGCAAAACGACAATTACTCGCCGCCGGTTTTCACCTTCTTAACGAGAACGAAGAATGGAACCTCAAACCAGGTGGACGCTACTTCTTCACTCGCAACATGTCTTGTTTGGTTGCTTTCGCCGTAGGAGAAAA GTACGATGTAGGTAATGGTTTTTATGCGATAGCGGCACATACGGATAGCCCATGTCTGAAACTGAAGCCAAAAACGGCGTCGTTGAAGTCTTCTTATATGATGGTAAATGTTCAGACTTATGGAGGGGGATTATGGCATACTTGGTTTGATAGGGATTTGAGTGTTGCAGGGAGAGTCATTCTTAGAAGAAGTGATAATTCTTTTTTTCATAAGCTTGTCAAAGTCAACAGACCCATTTTGCGTATTCCCACTCTGGCCATTCATCTTAGCCG TACAGTGAACCAGGATGGTTTCAAACCAAATCTTGAGACTCATCTTCTTCCTTTACTCTCGATGAAACTTGAGGACACTTCTTCAGAGTCAAAAGAGAAGACTGCTGCTTCGTCATCCAAAGCTTCTCATCATCCACTGCTTATGCAG ATATTATCAGAGGAGTTGAAATGTGAAATTGATGACATAGTGAGTATTGAACTGAATGTTTGTGATACTCAACCTAGCTGCCTTGGTGGTGGAAACAATGAATTCATATATTCTGGAAGATTAGATAATCTGGCTTCAAGTTATTGTGCATTAAGGGCACTTATTGACTCGAGTGGATGTCCTGGTGACTTAGCAAGTGAACATGCAATTCGGATGGTTGCTCTATTTGACAATGAAGAG GTgggttcagattctgctcaaGGAGCTGGTGCACCCACCATGTTTCAGGCCATGAGACGTATAGTTGCGAGCTTGGCAAATAACTACGTTGGTGAAGGCTCTTTTGAGCGAACTATTCGCCAATCATTTCTTG TGTCTGCAGATATGGCCCATGGAGTTCATCCAAATTTTTCAGATAAACATGAAGAACACCACAGACCAGAGTTGCAGAAAGGACTGGTTATTAAGCATAATGCAAACCAGCGCTATGCTACAAGTGGAATCACATCTTTTCTTTTCAAAGAAGTTGGGAAAATCCATAACCTTCCAA TGTAG
- the LOC127098272 gene encoding probable aspartyl aminopeptidase isoform X2, translating to MLKDMVVMSVRTMATITRPHILLHSRAPSLNLKLNSSSSFLRHQNLPNSLPLTRRRSFCSVNSTSHKSESASIVNDLLDYLNESWTHFHATAEAKRQLLAAGFHLLNENEEWNLKPGGRYFFTRNMSCLVAFAVGEKYDVGNGFYAIAAHTDSPCLKLKPKTASLKSSYMMVNVQTYGGGLWHTWFDRDLSVAGRVILRRSDNSFFHKLVKVNRPILRIPTLAIHLSRTVNQDGFKPNLETHLLPLLSMKLEDTSSESKEKTAASSSKASHHPLLMQILSEELKCEIDDIVSIELNVCDTQPSCLGGGNNEFIYSGRLDNLASSYCALRALIDSSGCPGDLASEHAIRMVALFDNEEILLKELVHPPCFRP from the exons ATGCTCAAAGACATGGTTGTTATGAGCGTTAGAACCATGGCAACAATAACTCGACCGCACATTCTTCTGCATTCTCGTGCTCCATCACTCAATCTCAAGCTCAATTCTTCGTCATCATTTCTCCGCCACCAAAATCTCCCAAATTCGCTACCATTGACTCGCCGACGTAGCTTCTGCTCCGTCAATTCAACGTCTCATAAATCCGAATCTGCTTCCATTGTAAACGACCTTCTTGATTATCTCAACGAATCGTGGACGCATTTCCACGCCACAG CGGAGGCAAAACGACAATTACTCGCCGCCGGTTTTCACCTTCTTAACGAGAACGAAGAATGGAACCTCAAACCAGGTGGACGCTACTTCTTCACTCGCAACATGTCTTGTTTGGTTGCTTTCGCCGTAGGAGAAAA GTACGATGTAGGTAATGGTTTTTATGCGATAGCGGCACATACGGATAGCCCATGTCTGAAACTGAAGCCAAAAACGGCGTCGTTGAAGTCTTCTTATATGATGGTAAATGTTCAGACTTATGGAGGGGGATTATGGCATACTTGGTTTGATAGGGATTTGAGTGTTGCAGGGAGAGTCATTCTTAGAAGAAGTGATAATTCTTTTTTTCATAAGCTTGTCAAAGTCAACAGACCCATTTTGCGTATTCCCACTCTGGCCATTCATCTTAGCCG TACAGTGAACCAGGATGGTTTCAAACCAAATCTTGAGACTCATCTTCTTCCTTTACTCTCGATGAAACTTGAGGACACTTCTTCAGAGTCAAAAGAGAAGACTGCTGCTTCGTCATCCAAAGCTTCTCATCATCCACTGCTTATGCAG ATATTATCAGAGGAGTTGAAATGTGAAATTGATGACATAGTGAGTATTGAACTGAATGTTTGTGATACTCAACCTAGCTGCCTTGGTGGTGGAAACAATGAATTCATATATTCTGGAAGATTAGATAATCTGGCTTCAAGTTATTGTGCATTAAGGGCACTTATTGACTCGAGTGGATGTCCTGGTGACTTAGCAAGTGAACATGCAATTCGGATGGTTGCTCTATTTGACAATGAAGAG attctgctcaaGGAGCTGGTGCACCCACCATGTTTCAGGCCATGA